From Diaminobutyricibacter sp. McL0608, one genomic window encodes:
- a CDS encoding PH domain-containing protein: MTDASASDAASSASAPLTVGTIAAMVKEPSGRPSTRAVRFWTWDAIVGWVFFTALQLVWMLIANAWTDPLHLAGLALTAVVAVVHVSIMPRWRYRVHRWEITDDAIFVRSGWLTQETRVAPIARLQTVDARRGFLSRMMGLTSVTITTASSAGALTIHALDDAVARDVVAVLAEVAQHSEGDAT; this comes from the coding sequence ATGACCGACGCATCCGCATCCGACGCAGCATCCAGCGCATCCGCGCCACTGACGGTCGGGACGATCGCGGCGATGGTGAAGGAGCCCTCCGGTCGTCCCAGCACCCGGGCCGTGCGGTTCTGGACCTGGGACGCGATCGTCGGCTGGGTCTTCTTCACTGCCCTCCAGCTGGTCTGGATGCTGATCGCGAACGCGTGGACGGATCCGCTTCATCTCGCGGGACTCGCGCTCACCGCCGTCGTCGCCGTCGTGCACGTGTCGATCATGCCGCGGTGGCGCTACCGTGTTCACCGGTGGGAGATCACCGACGACGCGATCTTCGTGCGTTCCGGCTGGCTGACCCAGGAGACGCGGGTCGCCCCGATCGCGCGGCTGCAGACGGTGGATGCCCGGCGCGGGTTCCTCTCGCGGATGATGGGGCTCACCAGTGTCACCATCACGACCGCGTCCTCCGCCGGCGCGCTGACCATCCACGCTCTCGACGATGCCGTCGCACGCGACGTCGTCGCGGTCCTCGCCGAGGTCGCGCAGCACAGTGAGGGCGACGCGACGTGA